One genomic segment of Fischerella sp. PCC 9605 includes these proteins:
- a CDS encoding S1C family serine protease, whose protein sequence is MPKEAREKRRKMNGKLLRIWTSVILTSVLFNGEISSTFAKIVEKVDQTQPPAQTLVQSSEEQTRIEVYETASPAVVTIRHGDVVGSGFIVTPNGLVLTNAHVVENAPSSVTVILADGKELQADVIGFQGQGLDLAAIKIRNQRRLPTLRLAAPGTVKVGQSVYAIGSPFGLEHTFTNGIVSRLDPRRGFIQHNAVINPGNSGGPLLNSKAEVIGVNTLLVNPNGNSNAGIGIAIATDRVKPFLVALQQGNSSSVARRQQPHNSTPVQLLPLDGQTVTAKLHSGDGILANGSYYQAYVFKGRAGEKITIEMNSKQIDPALFLLLPAQKKLVEQNDDISSKDFNARLVVTLPEGGTYVVLANAFERGESGEYSLRAFVNK, encoded by the coding sequence ATGCCTAAAGAAGCCAGAGAAAAAAGACGCAAGATGAATGGGAAACTCCTACGGATATGGACATCAGTAATTTTGACAAGCGTGCTTTTTAATGGAGAAATAAGCAGCACTTTCGCGAAAATCGTTGAGAAAGTAGATCAGACTCAGCCACCAGCGCAGACCCTAGTGCAAAGTTCTGAAGAACAAACCCGAATCGAAGTATATGAAACAGCCAGTCCTGCGGTAGTGACCATTAGACATGGTGATGTAGTTGGAAGTGGTTTTATCGTTACGCCTAATGGTTTAGTCTTAACCAATGCTCACGTAGTTGAAAATGCACCTTCTAGCGTTACCGTTATTTTAGCTGACGGCAAGGAATTACAGGCTGATGTCATCGGTTTTCAAGGACAGGGATTAGACTTAGCAGCAATCAAAATTCGCAATCAACGTCGTTTGCCTACCTTACGTTTGGCTGCACCCGGAACTGTCAAAGTCGGACAGTCGGTATATGCAATTGGTTCTCCCTTTGGTTTAGAGCATACTTTCACCAACGGTATCGTCAGTCGTTTAGATCCTAGAAGAGGTTTCATCCAACACAATGCTGTGATTAATCCAGGTAATTCAGGGGGGCCTTTACTCAATTCCAAGGCAGAAGTAATCGGGGTCAATACCCTGTTAGTTAATCCGAATGGCAACTCTAATGCTGGTATTGGCATAGCGATCGCAACTGATCGGGTAAAACCTTTTTTAGTCGCCCTACAGCAAGGAAACTCCTCTTCAGTAGCGCGGCGACAACAACCCCATAACAGTACGCCAGTTCAACTTTTGCCTCTAGACGGTCAAACGGTGACAGCAAAGCTGCACAGTGGAGACGGTATTCTAGCCAATGGTAGCTATTATCAAGCTTATGTCTTTAAAGGTCGAGCAGGCGAAAAGATAACGATTGAGATGAATAGTAAGCAAATAGATCCAGCTTTATTCCTGTTGCTACCTGCTCAAAAGAAACTCGTCGAACAAAATGATGATATCTCTTCCAAAGACTTTAACGCCAGATTAGTTGTCACCTTGCCAGAAGGTGGAACTTATGTAGTGTTAGCAAATGCTTTTGAGCGCGGCGAGTCGGGAGAATACAGTTTACGGGCATTTGTTAATAAATAA
- a CDS encoding tetratricopeptide repeat protein, which translates to MLTSYNIKDYEKAIFDFSKAIALEPNNPINHYERGNAYFLLKDYQRAIADYSKAIELKPNDSNAYELRGFAYFYLKGYQRAIADYTKVLELKTNDANAYELRGFAYFYLKGYQRAIADYSKAIELKPNNTNAYVLRGLAYYKLLDYQKAITDVQQASRLYYQQNNREGFQKAEDLLQELQSLINN; encoded by the coding sequence TTGCTTACTTCCTATAATATAAAAGACTATGAAAAAGCAATTTTTGATTTTAGTAAAGCTATAGCGCTTGAACCTAACAATCCTATAAACCACTACGAAAGAGGTAATGCTTACTTCCTATTAAAAGACTATCAAAGAGCGATCGCTGATTACAGTAAAGCAATTGAACTAAAACCCAATGATTCTAATGCTTATGAATTAAGAGGTTTTGCTTACTTCTATTTAAAAGGCTATCAAAGAGCGATCGCTGATTATACAAAAGTTCTTGAACTAAAAACCAATGATGCTAATGCTTATGAATTAAGAGGTTTTGCTTACTTCTATTTAAAAGGCTATCAAAGAGCGATCGCTGATTACAGTAAAGCAATTGAACTAAAACCCAATAATACTAATGCTTATGTATTAAGAGGTCTTGCTTACTACAAATTGTTAGACTACCAAAAAGCTATTACAGATGTACAACAAGCTTCCCGACTATACTATCAACAAAACAATAGAGAAGGATTCCAAAAAGCAGAAGACTTATTACAAGAATTGCAATCATTAATCAATAATTGA
- a CDS encoding alpha/beta fold hydrolase: MTQGNWLRQPNNDLSVIFIHGINSSEECWRNPNGTYWPELLKAENDLSSIGIYVFTYRTGISGGYYSLGDVVDSLKENLRLDNALNHSQMIFVCHSMGGIVARRFLVSQQLDLLENGLEEAGLFLIASPSLGSRYANLLSIVSKAVGHTQADALRFSQSNTWLNDLDKDFRNLKETGKLAIKGKELIEDLSIFSKICLFFKEQIVEPFAAARYFDNPFKVPGSDHSTIARPESASSIQHRLLCDFIKTMKIDVGSHDGVVHYQNGKQEDLNLNYDRNTFPPPITVNRYRDYQERRKQDIVDLLEIINIDVRRHHCHWDTLHEIPIHPLELTGQEELSYLYELSRYSFHQTICRFGVDEQGMRRFDSTAYDKVVDPILDVTVRNKSDDTVIITRLFVAPLAAWTIPKAYPMPGVIKVMNAYTIPVDFTKKLSRFTFDDPLFIPAKGPWRFTIHLKSFDQSLSPFGNESLITIGIEGNNFSCESKPIYLGIN, translated from the coding sequence ATGACTCAAGGAAACTGGCTTAGACAACCTAATAATGATCTAAGCGTTATTTTTATTCATGGTATTAATTCTAGTGAGGAGTGTTGGAGAAATCCAAACGGAACCTACTGGCCTGAGCTACTTAAAGCAGAAAATGATCTTTCATCGATTGGAATCTATGTATTTACTTATCGAACAGGCATTTCTGGCGGTTACTACAGTTTAGGAGATGTCGTAGATTCACTCAAGGAAAATTTACGCTTGGATAATGCGCTCAATCATTCGCAAATGATATTCGTCTGCCACAGTATGGGAGGGATTGTCGCTAGACGATTTCTGGTTAGTCAACAACTAGATTTGCTTGAAAATGGATTGGAGGAAGCTGGTTTATTCTTGATTGCATCTCCATCGTTGGGGTCTAGATATGCAAACTTGCTCAGTATTGTCTCAAAAGCTGTAGGTCATACGCAAGCAGATGCACTAAGGTTTTCACAAAGTAACACTTGGCTGAACGATCTTGATAAAGATTTCAGGAATCTCAAGGAAACAGGTAAATTAGCGATCAAAGGAAAAGAATTAATCGAAGACCTTTCAATCTTTTCCAAAATTTGTTTGTTTTTCAAAGAGCAAATTGTTGAACCATTTGCTGCTGCAAGATACTTTGACAATCCGTTCAAAGTGCCGGGTTCCGATCATTCTACAATTGCACGACCTGAATCTGCATCATCTATTCAACATCGTTTGCTTTGTGATTTTATAAAGACTATGAAGATAGATGTGGGAAGCCATGATGGAGTGGTTCATTACCAGAACGGTAAGCAAGAAGACCTGAATTTGAATTACGATCGTAATACTTTTCCCCCTCCGATTACTGTGAACCGCTACAGAGATTATCAAGAAAGGAGAAAACAAGACATTGTTGATCTACTTGAAATAATTAATATTGATGTTCGCCGACATCATTGCCATTGGGATACACTGCACGAAATTCCAATCCACCCTCTAGAGCTTACTGGTCAGGAGGAACTTTCATATTTATATGAACTATCTAGGTATTCTTTTCATCAAACAATATGTAGGTTTGGTGTTGATGAGCAAGGAATGAGAAGATTTGATTCTACTGCTTATGACAAAGTGGTTGATCCAATCCTTGATGTGACAGTAAGAAATAAGTCGGATGATACTGTAATAATTACGCGGTTATTTGTAGCACCATTAGCGGCTTGGACTATACCCAAAGCTTATCCAATGCCAGGGGTCATTAAAGTTATGAATGCATATACAATACCAGTTGATTTTACGAAAAAGCTTTCTAGATTCACGTTTGATGATCCGCTTTTTATTCCAGCAAAAGGACCTTGGCGTTTTACTATTCATCTGAAGTCTTTTGATCAATCACTTTCCCCATTTGGTAACGAGAGCCTTATAACTATTGGCATCGAAGGAAATAATTTTAGTTGCGAAAGTAAACCCATTTACTTGGGTATTAATTAG
- a CDS encoding COP23 domain-containing protein: MNWKLTTTLLLTGIVTCVSIASCMPRTEAQTSVQFICGVSFDQNDGKRLPTTFAWTPRGKIAVVRWVKALGSYSPQQRCQQVSPRFQQAYNNDNLNFLTNSTTSNGQNIICASSKYDGSCETVLMTLRREDKPLQILNQLKDTLNGRSVGPVKHSSGTPQVYYQIDIDEWLRNQPVVSK, translated from the coding sequence ATGAATTGGAAATTAACGACGACACTTTTGTTAACCGGAATTGTTACTTGTGTGAGCATAGCTTCTTGCATGCCTAGAACAGAAGCCCAGACATCCGTACAGTTTATCTGTGGAGTTAGTTTCGACCAAAACGACGGCAAGCGTTTACCTACGACTTTTGCTTGGACACCAAGAGGAAAAATTGCTGTCGTTCGCTGGGTAAAAGCATTAGGCAGCTATTCTCCGCAACAGCGCTGTCAACAAGTATCACCCCGCTTCCAACAAGCTTACAACAATGACAACTTAAATTTTCTTACCAATAGTACCACCAGCAACGGTCAAAATATTATCTGTGCTAGCAGTAAATACGATGGTTCCTGCGAGACTGTGCTAATGACTCTGCGACGTGAAGACAAGCCATTGCAAATTCTCAATCAATTAAAAGACACTCTCAACGGTCGTAGTGTTGGTCCTGTCAAACACAGTAGTGGCACTCCTCAAGTCTACTATCAGATTGACATAGATGAGTGGTTGCGTAACCAACCAGTTGTAAGCAAGTAA
- a CDS encoding tetratricopeptide repeat protein — MKNCPYIPVIASFSSLLLICTPTFSTPASSNIPTPSVPTQTASDKVRQIAQSITVKVLVGNYRGSGILIAKKGQVYTILTNAHVVSRGNPYRIQTSDGKVYQANLIYQGDTSSDNDLVLLEFQAKDNYAVATVGNSSTLKENQVVFTAGFPFEQEQLIFTSGKITLIATKPLRGGYQIGYTNQTQQGMSGGPVLNEEGKLIGIVGQSAEPILNDAYIYQDRTIPTPRVMEKMRQSSFAVPIAKLTQIAPQLTEIIPNAENQKNPPQTTQYTGIVKEVDDIAQQITVKIDLRYSGNGSGVIVAKQGQTYYVLTANHVVDRDEAKPGCQLDTEQRTEEYHIVTPDGQRYPVNLEKMTCLEGVDLAVVSFTSGKTYTVANLAKYKVGSEGSQWIFVSGFPGTKTSNRLLTAGKAVKKEDAQENVQDIHSLTKHYGLYYTNASYRGMSGSPVLDRSGRVIGINTAAEDEIEIDQAGQMVELHLGYSLGVPIATFLSLASKTGVKTEDLKIENSLPAGLNSSEATSIENQLFSLKVPHSAFDWLNYGSQLQKLDRQEEAFAAFTQAIKLKPDFYQAYYARGLVLIDQPQVKAGLSWSISQKALADFKQATKLQPNFYQGWRRQSYTLTALSKYSEALAAIDKAIAIQPKDFNLYVQKAHVLWFLKRYQEELVAYNEALKINPSAKMYFYRAFRDELSLLLAKKVPFDKNKVIKVIANYTKAIELEPNSEHYQTRGRFYFLHLKDYDKAFADYTKAIELEPNGFNYRTRGKAYFELKDYDKAFADYTKAIELKPNGLNYRTRGDAYFELKNYDKAFADYTRAIEVAPSSYSYKIRGDAYFKLKEYKKAVADYTRAIEITPDSYSYKVRGDAYFKLKEYKKAVADYTQIIKVQPNNAESYNIRGDAYFQLKDYDKAFADYTKAIEVAPNDEPLFIRKVVTIKWDAYYRRGSAYLDIKNYEKSIADFTKAIEIEDVPESIVNVYSRRGKAYFQLKNYDKAFADYNKAIELRPDYDYLYVLRGDAYAKLKEYEKAIADFTQAIERMPEGLIDNPEMADRFSLVYLNRGLAYAALKDYGRAILDFSKVIEIKPNDVQYYYLRGRTYFQLKDYPRAIVDYSKVIELQSNDVESYRMRGLAYLVLKDYQKAIADYSKVIELQPNDVKTYETRGLAYLALKDYQKAIADYSKIIELQPNDVESYRTRGDAYLKVKDYQRAIVDYNKAIELQPNDFESYKMRGIAYFL; from the coding sequence ATGAAAAATTGCCCCTATATCCCTGTGATTGCTAGTTTTAGCAGTTTATTACTCATTTGTACCCCTACTTTTTCAACCCCTGCATCTAGCAATATTCCTACTCCCTCAGTTCCCACCCAAACAGCATCCGACAAGGTGCGTCAAATCGCTCAATCCATCACCGTTAAAGTCCTTGTAGGAAACTATCGTGGTTCCGGGATTTTAATTGCCAAAAAAGGACAAGTTTATACCATCTTAACTAATGCCCATGTCGTCAGTCGCGGCAATCCCTATCGCATTCAAACCTCTGATGGCAAAGTCTATCAAGCAAACCTTATCTATCAAGGTGATACATCCTCTGATAACGATTTAGTATTGTTAGAATTTCAAGCTAAGGATAACTATGCAGTTGCCACTGTGGGAAACTCATCTACCCTTAAAGAAAATCAAGTAGTCTTCACCGCAGGGTTTCCCTTTGAGCAAGAACAATTAATTTTTACCAGTGGCAAAATTACCCTGATCGCGACTAAACCCTTAAGGGGTGGCTACCAGATAGGCTACACCAACCAGACACAACAAGGAATGAGTGGGGGGCCTGTGTTGAATGAAGAGGGGAAACTCATTGGGATTGTAGGACAAAGTGCAGAGCCAATTCTCAATGATGCCTATATCTATCAGGATAGAACCATTCCCACTCCAAGAGTGATGGAGAAAATGCGCCAGTCGAGTTTTGCTGTACCGATTGCGAAATTAACCCAAATTGCACCCCAGCTAACAGAGATTATTCCCAATGCAGAAAACCAGAAAAATCCGCCACAGACGACTCAATATACTGGCATAGTTAAGGAAGTAGATGATATTGCCCAACAGATTACCGTAAAGATTGATTTGCGCTACAGTGGCAATGGTTCAGGGGTAATAGTTGCCAAGCAGGGACAGACTTATTATGTCTTGACGGCAAATCATGTGGTAGACCGAGATGAAGCTAAACCAGGATGTCAGCTTGATACGGAACAAAGAACAGAGGAATATCACATTGTTACTCCTGACGGACAAAGATATCCGGTAAATCTTGAGAAGATGACCTGTTTAGAAGGAGTTGATTTAGCAGTAGTTTCATTTACTTCTGGCAAAACTTACACAGTTGCCAATTTAGCAAAATATAAAGTAGGTTCTGAAGGATCACAATGGATTTTTGTCTCTGGATTTCCAGGAACCAAAACTTCTAATAGGCTATTAACTGCTGGAAAAGCTGTCAAGAAAGAAGATGCACAAGAAAATGTACAAGATATACATTCTCTGACTAAACACTATGGTCTGTATTACACCAATGCGTCCTATCGGGGGATGAGTGGAAGTCCTGTCTTAGATCGTTCTGGTCGTGTGATAGGAATTAATACGGCGGCTGAAGACGAGATTGAAATAGATCAAGCAGGTCAAATGGTTGAACTTCACCTCGGTTATAGTTTGGGGGTTCCCATCGCAACCTTTTTAAGTCTAGCTAGCAAGACAGGTGTTAAAACTGAAGATTTAAAAATAGAAAATTCTCTTCCAGCAGGTTTAAATAGCTCAGAAGCTACTTCGATTGAGAATCAACTATTTTCCTTGAAGGTTCCTCATAGTGCATTTGATTGGCTCAATTATGGAAGTCAACTTCAAAAATTAGATAGACAAGAAGAAGCATTTGCTGCGTTTACTCAGGCAATCAAACTTAAGCCAGACTTTTATCAAGCTTATTATGCTAGGGGTTTAGTATTAATTGATCAACCGCAAGTAAAAGCAGGTCTAAGTTGGAGTATATCTCAAAAAGCGCTTGCTGATTTTAAACAAGCTACCAAGCTCCAACCAAATTTCTACCAAGGTTGGCGTCGGCAAAGTTATACACTTACAGCATTGAGTAAATATTCAGAAGCACTAGCCGCTATTGATAAGGCAATTGCAATCCAGCCCAAAGATTTTAATCTTTATGTACAAAAAGCCCATGTTCTTTGGTTCTTAAAACGTTACCAAGAGGAGCTTGTTGCTTACAATGAAGCTTTGAAGATTAATCCTAGTGCGAAAATGTATTTCTATAGGGCTTTTCGAGATGAACTTTCCCTTTTATTGGCCAAAAAAGTACCTTTTGACAAAAACAAAGTTATTAAGGTCATTGCTAATTACACGAAAGCTATTGAACTTGAGCCTAATAGTGAGCATTACCAAACAAGAGGTCGTTTTTACTTTCTTCACTTAAAAGACTATGACAAAGCTTTTGCTGATTATACGAAAGCTATTGAACTTGAGCCTAATGGTTTTAATTACCGAACTAGAGGAAAGGCTTACTTTGAATTAAAAGACTACGATAAAGCTTTTGCTGATTATACTAAAGCAATTGAACTTAAGCCTAATGGTCTTAATTACCGAACTAGAGGTGATGCTTACTTTGAATTAAAAAACTACGATAAAGCTTTTGCTGATTATACTAGAGCCATTGAAGTTGCACCTAGTAGTTATAGCTACAAAATTAGGGGTGATGCTTACTTCAAATTAAAAGAGTATAAAAAAGCTGTTGCTGATTATACTAGAGCAATTGAAATTACACCTGATAGTTATAGCTACAAAGTCAGAGGTGATGCTTACTTCAAATTAAAAGAGTATAAAAAAGCTGTTGCTGATTATACTCAAATTATTAAAGTTCAACCTAACAATGCAGAAAGTTACAACATTAGAGGTGATGCTTACTTTCAACTAAAAGACTACGACAAAGCTTTTGCTGATTACACGAAAGCGATTGAAGTTGCACCTAATGATGAGCCTTTATTCATAAGAAAAGTAGTCACAATAAAATGGGATGCTTACTATCGTAGAGGGAGTGCCTATCTTGATATAAAAAACTATGAAAAATCTATTGCTGACTTCACCAAAGCTATTGAAATTGAAGACGTTCCGGAGTCAATTGTAAATGTCTACTCCAGAAGAGGTAAGGCTTACTTTCAACTAAAAAACTACGATAAAGCTTTTGCTGATTATAACAAAGCCATTGAATTACGGCCAGATTATGATTATCTTTATGTTCTCAGAGGTGATGCTTACGCCAAATTAAAAGAGTATGAAAAAGCGATCGCTGATTTCACTCAAGCTATTGAACGTATGCCTGAAGGGCTAATTGATAATCCTGAGATGGCAGATAGGTTCTCACTTGTTTACTTAAATCGAGGTCTTGCTTATGCCGCACTAAAAGACTATGGAAGAGCTATTCTTGATTTTAGTAAAGTCATAGAAATTAAACCTAACGATGTTCAATATTACTACTTAAGAGGTCGTACTTACTTCCAATTAAAAGACTATCCAAGAGCGATCGTTGATTACAGCAAAGTCATAGAACTTCAATCTAATGATGTTGAAAGCTACAGAATGAGAGGTCTTGCTTATCTCGTACTAAAGGATTACCAAAAAGCGATCGCTGATTACAGCAAAGTCATAGAACTTCAACCTAATGATGTTAAAACTTACGAAACGAGAGGTCTTGCTTATCTCGCACTAAAGGACTACCAAAAAGCGATCGCTGATTACAGTAAAATCATAGAACTTCAACCTAATGATGTTGAAAGCTACAGAACGAGAGGTGATGCTTACTTGAAAGTAAAAGACTATCAAAGAGCGATCGTTGATTACAATAAAGCCATTGAACTTCAGCCTAATGATTTTGAAAGTTACAAAATGAGAGGTATTGCTTACTTCCTATAA